CCGCGTCATTCAACGGCTTAACGCCACCACATCGTCATGATGAAACCAACCATCACAATGACGAAGGCAATCAGCAGATTCCATGCGCCGATACCAGGAATCGGGTATTTGCTGGTGAGGTAATACACCACAGCCCACGCGAGTCCGAGAATCATCAGGAAGCAGAACAGCGGCACGAACCAGCCCGGGTTCGCTTTGGTTCCCTTGATGGTCTCCTCGACGCGCTTGCTGTTTTCTGCCTGCCGCTGGGCAACGCGGCGCATCTGCGGGGTCATCGTCTTCTTGTCGGCACTCGTGGCGCTCAGCAGCTCCTCGATCTTGTCCATCGGGAGGTCGAGGTCGTCGTCATCGGAATCGCCCGATTCGTCGGCTCCATCCTCTCCAGAGGCAGTGTCGGCACCTTCTTGGTCCTTTGCAGCGTCGTCTCTTTCGGCAGCAGCATCCGTATCTTTCGCAGTGTCGTCATCAGCCTGCGTTCCAGGCTCGTCCCATGCCTTTTGCGCCTCATTATCCTGCGTAGCGGCGGCATCGGCGCCCTTGTCCAGCTCTTCGTCAGCCATAAGCGTAGTCTCCATTCAATAGCCTAAACGACATATTAGTGTACACTCGAAACAAGAGAACGAGTGTGGGGCAAAGCGTTGCGCACACAGCACTCTTGACACATAATGATACTAATTGCGATAAAGGATAATTAAGGATTACAAGATCACGATGAGGGAAACCGAAGGCAAGCACAAAGCGAAACGTTCGCGGCTTGGCGGGGTGGCCGTATTCCTTGTGGTCGCGCTTTCCGGATTCCTGTTGATGACCAACCTCCGTGTCAACAAAACCAGCGTGGTCAGCTCCGATACCGCACAATTGGTGGAGCAGCGCGTCTCCCAGGTCAACAAATTACAAAGCCAAGTGAAATCGCTGGGTTCGCAAATCAACACTCTCAACAAATACGCGGGCAAAGACAGCGCGAAAAGCAACAATTCCAGCGAAGACCCCGGGGCAGGGACCATGCTTTCGGCGGTCACCGGGCCGGGCATATCCGTCACACTCAACGATTCTCCGCTTTGGCAGCATATGGTTTCGGACTCAGGCACCGGAACGGCCACGAACATCAACGATTATGTCATCCACCAGCAGGACATCGAATCCGTGGTCAATGCCCTCTGGCGGGGCGGCGCCGAAGCGATGATGATCCAAGATCAGCGCGTCCTTTACAATTCAGCGATTATCTGCAAAGGCAATATCTTGATGCTTCAGGGCAAGCAGTATTCGCCTCCTTATACCATTTCCGCCATCGGCCCCAGCGACACCATGCGCGACGCGCTGGACGATTCGAAGGCAATCCAGACCTATCAGGAATATGTCAGCGCGTTCGGGCTGGGTTGGAAAGTCGAAGACAAAGACAACCTGCATTTCCCAGAGGCACCGGTGCTGCAGACACTCAAATATGCCACCGTGATGAAAACCGATAATAAGGACGGTGACGCCAAAACAACCGGGGCAGCGACAAATAAAGGCAACGAATAAGGACTGATAGCAGAAAAGGGCTATACAAACAGATACAATTGACGCGTACTGGCTGATAGAGCGATAGGCGATTTTACGCCCTCAACTATTGCACGGCAATAACAGATCGATATGGAACGAGAGATGGATTTCATGGCTGATAACGACAAGTACGACTACGGCCGGCGTAAAGACGCCATCGAACCGACCGACTTGGATGAAGCCTTCGAAGATTTCGGCGTTCCCGACCCGCCTTCGGTTTCGGCTTCGAACGACGGGCAGGCACCGTTGATGCAGTCTGCGATGGATCAGGCCGCCAATGGCCAGGCTTTCGACAACCAGGCCTATCCTGGCCAATCAGGAATCAACGGGTCCGGCATGGACCGATTCGGCGCCGACTCAGCTGTTGCGAACGAGCAGACGCAGGTGTTCCAGCCCCTTCAGCTGCAGCAGACAGGACAGAGCGGCATGCAAAACGGATTCGCCGGGCAAAACGCTGCCGGCGTGCAAAGCGGGTTTGCAGCGCAGAACGGCAATTCCGGCAACACAGGGTTCGTCCAGCAAACCAGCAATGCGGCCAACGGCCACAGAGGTAGCGCCGGCAAGTACGACAACAGCCAGCCACGCTCGAAATCAAGGCGTTTGTGGACGGCACTCGGGATTTTCGCCGAACTGCTGTTCACCGTTGCCGCGATTTGCGCGCTGTACGTCGTCTGGCAGATGTGGTGGACCGGCGTGCAGTCCGAACACACACAATATAACCAGCGTCAATCCGTTTCATGGAGCGATCCGAGCAAGGCCTTAAGCTCTTCCAAGGGCGTCAAGATCGCAAAGGCTCAGGACGGCACTCCCCCGATCCAGCCTCAAAGCGCCAATCATGGCGATTTGGTGGCACAGATCTACATCCCACGTTTCGGCGACCAGTGGCAACGCAACATCGTGCAGGGCACTGATATGACCGCACTCAATCAGCACGGCATGGGACATTACACGGATTCCCAAATGCCCGGCCAAATCGGCAATTTCGCTGCCGCGGGGCATCGCAATGGATATGGCCAGCCTTTAGGAGACGTGGACAAGATGCAGGTCGGCGATCCAATCGTGCTGCGGACCAAGGATTACTGGTACGTTTATACCTACACGAGTTTCAAAATCGTGACGCCGGACCATGTTGAAGTGGTTGCTCCGAACCCGGAAAATCCGACGGAGGCGCCGACGGAACGCATGATCACGCTCACGACCTGTGAACCGAAATACTCCACGCCGACGCATCGTTGGATCACTTACGGAAAGCTCAAATATTGGGCGAAGGTCTCCGACGGCGTCCCGCAGGAACTCACCCATCTGGGGCAGAACGGCAAAGTCCAGTTCATCAATAATCAGAAGGAATCGCCTTTCGCCAAGCTTCCTTCGCTGATTCCTGTCATCCTCGCACTGCTCGTTATGTATCTGGTGCTGTTCATCGCCGCCGCCATCGCTTGGCGTTGGCCGCTTCGTCGCGCCATCAAGGCAGGCGATGTAAGGAAGCCGGACCCGAGCATTTACGGCGGATTGACCAGGCTGCAGCCGGGAATCAAGGGGATACGTATACTCCTGGTACTGCTGCTGCTTCTGGCCGCGGCGTTCGCCATCTTGCAGTGGGCCTGCCCGTGGGCGGCCAGCAACATCCCGATCCTGCATCAGATGTCGAACTATGTCGCTGTGACCAGTTGACGGATTGCGTCGGTGACAGCCAGATAAGAGAAGTAATACAAAATAGCTTGATTGGTACAACTCTGTTGCAGCTGCACTGCGTTGGACACCACTGTACGAATTGGAGATACATTTCGCCGTGGCTCCTGCTACGTGGCGTCGTCGCCCAGTCATATCTGCCGCGGCGACGCTACGACTCGCTGCCTCTCCCCATTTCGGCGCGTTCTTCCCGTGCCTCGTCCTACCGTGTCTTGTCCTCCGCCTGTTTGTCTTGTCCCGCATGTCCCGTCCATCTCTCCCCTCCCGTCCACTTGCCCCGTCTCTCGTACTGCACCTGACGACTACTGGGCATCTTTTACATGTAGACCAAGCGGCAAGCACATAAAAGCGACCAACGATGCCCATATGATGACGAAAGCGATACGACGCATATGCATACTACAAAGGGCGAAGCCTGATTCAATCCCTTGCCGGCCCTCGCGCTACAAGCCACTTACGATGCAGCTTCAACGTCTTCCCTCGCTTTTGCATTTCATGACCTATTGATTGCGGCCCTTAGCGCGATTTTCTGCCCTAAAATCAATAGAGACGGCTCAAATTCCCATTAACTCGCTGCAATGTTAAAGTGATTTCATGACTCAAGAGAATACACAGCAGCATAACGCTGAGAATAACGCCCAGAACAATCTGCGCGATGTCATTATCGTCGGCTCAGGCCCTGCAGGATACACAGCGGCCATTTATCTCGGTCGTGCGGGTTACAAACCGCTGGTCATCGCGGGCGCACTCACTCCCGGCGGGCAACTCGTCAACACCACCGAAGTCGAAAACTATCCTGGCTTCCCCGACGGCGTAATGGGTCCGGATCTTATGGACAGCATGCAGAAGCAGGCCGAAAAGTTCGGAGCTGAAATAGTCTTCGACGACGTGGTGTCGGTCGACTTCGGCGACGGCTCGGATCAAGGCGCAATGAAAAGCGTGACGTGCGATCAGGGCGACGTTTACCAGGCTCCAGCCATCGTGGTGACAACCGGCTCCAACGTGCGCAAGCTGGGCGTTCCGGGCGAGCAGGAATACTCCGGAAAGGGCGTCTCCTACTGCGCCACCTGCGACGGCTTCTTCTTCCGTGGCAAGCCGATTGTGGTGGTCGGCGGCGGCGACAGCGCCTTCACCGACGCGGAGTTTTTGACCCGCTTCGGTTCGTCTGTGACGCTGATTCATCGTCGTGACGAATTCCGGGCCGCAAAAATCATGGTCAATCGTGCCAAGGCAAACGACAAGATGTCGTTCATGGTCAATTCGGTCATCGACGAGATCAACGGCGAAAACGGAAGCGCCAAGTCCGTCACCGTGCGCAATGTCAAAACCGGCGAAACCACAGAGGTTCCAGCCGAAGGCGTTTTCGTAGCCATCGGCAACACCCCGGCCACCGAATTCATGCAGGGTGCCCTGAAACTTGACGACAAGGGCTATATCGAGGTCGACGGGGCTTCTACTCGCACTTCCCTGCCCGGTGTCTTCGCCGCCGGAGACGTGGTCGATAGCGTCTATCGTCAGGCCGTTTCAGCAGCAGGCATGGGCTGCCGTGCCGCCTTGGATGCCCAGGACTATCTGGATAGTCTCAAGTAATTGCACGGTTGCATGGCGCCATATGTAATACATATGGCGCCATTTTTGTGTTAACGAACATTTCGTCGTGTTTTAGAATTGTAATTTGCCTCTTACTGTATGGTTGCCACTCACTGCCTCGATGGATGCCACTTCCAGTATGGCGGTTTCCGGGCGTTCAGAGGGTCTATCCTCGGCTTTGCACCTGTTTCGCCATACTCATCGAAGGCAGACTCGCCACTGATCCTGCACCGCTAAAAGATTAAGACACACAACGCCTATTCCCACAACATCAAGCCCCGATTGTAAACACCGCATTCTGGCCTATAACCCGCCATTTTGTGTAGCTACTAACTACGCTTTCCGATAAGAGATACAACATATTGTCAGTACACTCGGTTTAGCATTATTGCCTTGCATAAACCCATAGCCGTATCGAATCATCGTTGATTGAATCGGTACGGCTTTTCTTACCTGAATCCGGCTTCAGCCATTGAACTTCGGGCGCAAATTGGCCTTTTCGTAACATCCCTTAAGCACTATATGTGTATACACAATGCCGCTCAATAGGTTTATATAGGGTTTCCTAAACCGATTTACACCCAACCGTTTTGCTGATTATCATTGCGCTGCGGAACCAGCAACTTGACAATACGATCCATATCCTCGGGAGAAGAGAACACAATTTCGATACGGCCGTGTTCCTTATTGCCCTTGATGGCGACTTTCGTATCGAAACGGTTCTCCAACTTATGCTGAATCGGCGACTGAGCCCACAGATTATTCTGCTTCGCCTTTTGCTTCCTGGAGCTGCCTTTACCGTTCGTTTTCATCGCGACGATTTCTTCGGTGCTTCGCACAGAAAGCCCCTCGGCGATGATACGGTTGGCCAGCTTCTCCATGTCTTCCTCGCTGGGAAGACCGAGCAACGCCCTTGCATGTCCTGCTGAAAGAACACCAGCCGCAACTTTCTTCTGAACTGAAGGCGGAAGATTGAGCAGTCGCAGCGTATTGGCAATCTGGGAACGGGACTTGGAGACAGATTTGGAAAGCTGTTCCTGCGTAAGCCCAAATTCTTCCATCATCTGCTGATAAGCCGCCGACTCCTCCAACGGATTCAATGCCACTCGGTGCAAATTCTCAAGCAGAGCATCGCGAAGCATCTGATTATCAGAAGTCGTTTTCACAATAGCAGGAATCGATTTCAATCCCGCCAAATGAGCCGCACGCCAACGCCTCTCGCCCATGATTAGCTCATATTCGCTATCCATGTTCTTCTGCACATGTCTGCTGATTACACCATGGCTAGCGTCAGCCGAATCAGCGATTTTCTGATTTGCCGGACGCTTACGCACCACTACGGGCTGCAACACCCCGACTTCTTTCAACGATGCTGCAAGTTCTTTCAACTCGTCTTCGTCAAAAATCGTTCGCGGCTGATTTGCATTTGGACCTATGGCATCAAGGTCGAGTTCCACCAAATATCCACCAGCTACCGGCTTCAACTCACCGGAAACAGACTCACCTGACGTTTCGCTCCCTACGATTTCTTTGATCAGCGCGTTGTTTCCGTCATTAACGCTCTTTAGTTCTTTGGAATGCTTGAATCTGCCAGTCCCAGCTTTACCTGCGTCCTCGTTTTTTTCATCATCAACAATGGAGCCAAAGAACAAATCGCTGGGATGGGCCATCCCCTCTTTCAACGAAGGCATAGAAGCGCGTCTCCTTGACGAGCGCAGCGATGTTTCACGTGAAACATTGTTTTTCTTGGACTCATCCTTCTTCGGTTTTTTGGTTGCAACCGCAGACGCTTCTGATACAGATCCTTTAGTTTTCACTGTTTCAGGAGGCACAGCTTGGGATGTTTCACGTGAAACATTGTTTTCCCGCTCATCCTTTGATGTCTTTGAAGTGGGACTTTTCGCTTGTTTGCTTGCCTTTGCGTACGTTTGAGCAGATGTTTCACGTGAAACATTACGCGAAGAACCGACTTTAGCGGATTTCTGGGAGGATTCTGATTCCGGATCAATAACCGAATCTGTTTTCCCTTGATCGCCGGGCAGAGCTGGAAATAGTGCGCCAAGGCCTTTTCCTAAACGTGACTTCGCTGCCATATCAGTTTCTCCTCTGCTTTCTATCTTCCAACGCTTTCAATACTTGTGGCGACCTTCTGGCTATTTCCAATGCAGCCTCGCGATAGGACACCGCCCCGGTTCCCCTTGGATCATATTCGATGACTGTTTTACCAAAACTCGGCGCTTCGGATATCTTTACCGACCTGGGAATAGTGGTTCGCAAAACGATGTCTGGGTAATGATCTTTAACCTGGTCATACACCTCTTTGCTCAGCAACGTACGCTTATCGAACATGGTGACCAACATCGTCGACACCAGCAGCGAAGGATTGTAATGTTCCTGAACGAGACCAATCGTCTGAATGAGTTGCCCCAAACCTTCGAGCGCATAATACTCGGCCTGTATCGGAATCAGCACTTCATTGACTGCACACATAGCATTGATCACCAAAAGTCCGAGACTTGGAGGGCAGTCAATAATGACATAATCATATTTCTTTGTGGAAGAAGATAGGAATTTTTTCAATGCTTTTTTCAGCAAATCATTTCTATCAGTTAAATCCGCGACTTCTAGTTCAGCGCCACTCAAGTCAATGGACGAGCGAACTACATCCAATGTTTCAAAAGTGCCTGAAGTCTGTTTCACTTCATCAATGGTCAGCCTGCCTTCAAGCACGTCGTAGATAGACGGCTCCCCTGTGTTGTGTTTAACCCCAAGTGCTGTAGAAGCGTTGCCCTGCGGATCCATGTCGATAACCAAAACCTGCTGCTTCTGAAAAGCCAACGCAGCCGTAAGGTTAACAGTAGTCGTCGTTTTCCCTACGCCACCCTTTTGGTTGGCTACCGCAATAAGCCGAGTCGACTTTGGTTTCGGAAAACGAACCTTATTCAAGGCTTCATACCTTGATCGAATCTCGGCCATCTCAGAGCCGAGAGAATCACCTTTACTGCCGAAGATACGTCTGATTGTTTCCGAGGCAGATTCCATATCCATCAACTCCCTACGACTATCCGCCGCACATAACAGACTGTGGGATCAGCACAGTAATTACTTGTTCTAATTCTTCTAGTTTCGTCATTCGTATGGACAGATTCTGCATCTACACACTTATCCACACCGATGTGGATAAGTGTGCGTAACTTTTGTGCACAAATTCTTGTGTTCGAAAATTTGTTCGCTTAATCGTTGAAATTTCAATAATTACAGAACCTCCTTGAAATGCATTTAAAAATGTGGATAACTTTTTGAATTGTTGAAAATGTGGATAACTCCGTTCA
The window above is part of the Bifidobacterium sp. ESL0704 genome. Proteins encoded here:
- the crgA gene encoding cell division protein CrgA; this translates as MADEELDKGADAAATQDNEAQKAWDEPGTQADDDTAKDTDAAAERDDAAKDQEGADTASGEDGADESGDSDDDDLDLPMDKIEELLSATSADKKTMTPQMRRVAQRQAENSKRVEETIKGTKANPGWFVPLFCFLMILGLAWAVVYYLTSKYPIPGIGAWNLLIAFVIVMVGFIMTMWWR
- a CDS encoding DUF881 domain-containing protein, whose amino-acid sequence is MRETEGKHKAKRSRLGGVAVFLVVALSGFLLMTNLRVNKTSVVSSDTAQLVEQRVSQVNKLQSQVKSLGSQINTLNKYAGKDSAKSNNSSEDPGAGTMLSAVTGPGISVTLNDSPLWQHMVSDSGTGTATNINDYVIHQQDIESVVNALWRGGAEAMMIQDQRVLYNSAIICKGNILMLQGKQYSPPYTISAIGPSDTMRDALDDSKAIQTYQEYVSAFGLGWKVEDKDNLHFPEAPVLQTLKYATVMKTDNKDGDAKTTGAATNKGNE
- a CDS encoding class E sortase, translating into MWTALGIFAELLFTVAAICALYVVWQMWWTGVQSEHTQYNQRQSVSWSDPSKALSSSKGVKIAKAQDGTPPIQPQSANHGDLVAQIYIPRFGDQWQRNIVQGTDMTALNQHGMGHYTDSQMPGQIGNFAAAGHRNGYGQPLGDVDKMQVGDPIVLRTKDYWYVYTYTSFKIVTPDHVEVVAPNPENPTEAPTERMITLTTCEPKYSTPTHRWITYGKLKYWAKVSDGVPQELTHLGQNGKVQFINNQKESPFAKLPSLIPVILALLVMYLVLFIAAAIAWRWPLRRAIKAGDVRKPDPSIYGGLTRLQPGIKGIRILLVLLLLLAAAFAILQWACPWAASNIPILHQMSNYVAVTS
- the trxB gene encoding thioredoxin-disulfide reductase; this translates as MTQENTQQHNAENNAQNNLRDVIIVGSGPAGYTAAIYLGRAGYKPLVIAGALTPGGQLVNTTEVENYPGFPDGVMGPDLMDSMQKQAEKFGAEIVFDDVVSVDFGDGSDQGAMKSVTCDQGDVYQAPAIVVTTGSNVRKLGVPGEQEYSGKGVSYCATCDGFFFRGKPIVVVGGGDSAFTDAEFLTRFGSSVTLIHRRDEFRAAKIMVNRAKANDKMSFMVNSVIDEINGENGSAKSVTVRNVKTGETTEVPAEGVFVAIGNTPATEFMQGALKLDDKGYIEVDGASTRTSLPGVFAAGDVVDSVYRQAVSAAGMGCRAALDAQDYLDSLK
- a CDS encoding ParB/RepB/Spo0J family partition protein; protein product: MAAKSRLGKGLGALFPALPGDQGKTDSVIDPESESSQKSAKVGSSRNVSRETSAQTYAKASKQAKSPTSKTSKDERENNVSRETSQAVPPETVKTKGSVSEASAVATKKPKKDESKKNNVSRETSLRSSRRRASMPSLKEGMAHPSDLFFGSIVDDEKNEDAGKAGTGRFKHSKELKSVNDGNNALIKEIVGSETSGESVSGELKPVAGGYLVELDLDAIGPNANQPRTIFDEDELKELAASLKEVGVLQPVVVRKRPANQKIADSADASHGVISRHVQKNMDSEYELIMGERRWRAAHLAGLKSIPAIVKTTSDNQMLRDALLENLHRVALNPLEESAAYQQMMEEFGLTQEQLSKSVSKSRSQIANTLRLLNLPPSVQKKVAAGVLSAGHARALLGLPSEEDMEKLANRIIAEGLSVRSTEEIVAMKTNGKGSSRKQKAKQNNLWAQSPIQHKLENRFDTKVAIKGNKEHGRIEIVFSSPEDMDRIVKLLVPQRNDNQQNGWV
- a CDS encoding ParA family protein yields the protein MESASETIRRIFGSKGDSLGSEMAEIRSRYEALNKVRFPKPKSTRLIAVANQKGGVGKTTTTVNLTAALAFQKQQVLVIDMDPQGNASTALGVKHNTGEPSIYDVLEGRLTIDEVKQTSGTFETLDVVRSSIDLSGAELEVADLTDRNDLLKKALKKFLSSSTKKYDYVIIDCPPSLGLLVINAMCAVNEVLIPIQAEYYALEGLGQLIQTIGLVQEHYNPSLLVSTMLVTMFDKRTLLSKEVYDQVKDHYPDIVLRTTIPRSVKISEAPSFGKTVIEYDPRGTGAVSYREAALEIARRSPQVLKALEDRKQRRN